The following coding sequences are from one Paenibacillus tundrae window:
- a CDS encoding stalk domain-containing protein — MKKYLPGLLIIFVLCLGLPTQAYMEASNQQPLAFEDHNLEQALKSLLNKNDDESLTKEDLESLTDVNLSGKGIKSLQGLEYAVNLSTLSISSNKITDLKPLTGLVKLRSLEAANNNIKDLAPLSKLTALVTLNLSSNQIYDLEPLRNLQSLAYLYLKNNRVWDLEPLQQRGFLPYYDTGAFIEPLALQNNYLDLSKGSKTTKLFVKMAGNELPSGQRKTQRLVIGSTTAYVGESAYRITAAPFIQTGRTYVPIRFISEKLGAAVNWNQSTKEVTIQKDGKTIRWVVGNRQVKVNQQTVMQDAPLLLKNGSAFVPVRFVAEQLNTSVEYMGSKHMVVIFKK; from the coding sequence ATGAAGAAATACCTTCCCGGATTATTAATTATTTTTGTCCTATGTTTGGGCTTACCAACTCAGGCTTACATGGAGGCGTCTAACCAACAGCCTTTGGCTTTTGAGGATCACAATCTAGAACAAGCGCTTAAGTCATTATTGAATAAAAACGATGATGAATCCCTAACAAAAGAGGATCTAGAGTCACTGACCGATGTTAATCTATCGGGTAAAGGAATTAAGAGTTTGCAGGGTTTGGAATATGCGGTCAATCTGAGCACGTTGTCCATAAGTTCCAACAAGATCACTGATCTAAAGCCGCTAACAGGATTGGTTAAGCTTAGGAGCCTCGAAGCTGCGAATAATAACATCAAAGATCTTGCTCCTTTGTCTAAATTAACTGCCTTGGTTACTCTGAATTTATCATCTAACCAAATATATGATTTGGAGCCGTTGAGAAATCTTCAAAGTTTGGCTTACCTCTATTTGAAGAACAATCGAGTCTGGGATTTAGAGCCGCTCCAACAACGTGGTTTTTTACCGTATTATGATACGGGTGCATTCATTGAACCACTTGCACTGCAAAATAACTATTTAGATTTAAGCAAGGGATCGAAAACAACTAAATTATTTGTGAAAATGGCAGGAAATGAGTTGCCTAGCGGTCAGCGTAAGACACAGCGCTTGGTGATCGGCAGCACGACTGCTTATGTTGGAGAAAGTGCTTATCGTATTACTGCAGCGCCATTTATTCAGACCGGACGTACCTATGTGCCGATCCGTTTCATCTCCGAGAAGCTTGGGGCAGCCGTGAATTGGAACCAGAGCACCAAAGAGGTAACGATTCAGAAGGATGGTAAAACGATTCGCTGGGTTGTAGGGAACAGGCAGGTAAAAGTAAACCAGCAAACGGTGATGCAAGATGCTCCTTTACTTCTGAAGAACGGCAGTGCGTTCGTTCCTGTTCGTTTTGTGGCCGAGCAGTTAAATACTTCCGTTGAATATATGGGAAGCAAGCATATGGTCGTGATTTTCAAAAAATAA
- a CDS encoding MDR family MFS transporter, whose protein sequence is MTSDNAKEPGIPKHILITAWAIALGAIAPMLDSTMVNIAVNQLTKDFHTTLDTIQWAITGYILALAIAVPVSGWLMNKFNGKKVFVGAVIAFGVISVLVGVSWDISSFILFRLLQGFSAGVITTLMFTLLVKTTGQQYLGRVMAIVSTPMIFGPILGPIIGGFIVQEASWQWIFFINVFIVLISAPLMIRKIPDFEPFNKESKLDLVGIIVLSSMSVALIYGITKAADHATFNNDETILWMGIGLAMAIIYFVYNRIKCNQTVLPVNLFAHRNFAASSAGLFLAHIAIMGPMLILPLFFQTFRDFTMIQTAVALIPQGVGMLVTRPFIGKMIDKVGAKYVLLASLILSLIGSIPFIFISDTTSMIWISVILFIRGVSVGGISLPLMSEAYTGLDSKLLPEAGVGINIIENLGSSFGSAIIATAVATTIQGLHPTIANQLKGYHIGFLVATMILALIFIPSLFLANKKAKSTPMFE, encoded by the coding sequence ATGACATCAGACAACGCAAAGGAACCGGGAATACCCAAACATATTCTTATAACAGCTTGGGCAATTGCCCTTGGAGCAATCGCTCCTATGCTTGACTCTACCATGGTGAATATTGCTGTAAATCAACTAACAAAAGATTTCCATACAACATTGGATACCATCCAATGGGCCATTACTGGATATATTTTAGCCCTTGCGATTGCAGTTCCTGTATCCGGATGGCTTATGAATAAATTTAACGGCAAGAAGGTCTTTGTTGGGGCTGTAATTGCTTTTGGTGTGATTTCTGTCTTAGTCGGAGTTAGCTGGGATATTTCAAGTTTCATCCTCTTCCGTTTACTTCAAGGATTCAGTGCCGGAGTCATAACCACCTTGATGTTTACCCTCTTAGTTAAAACAACCGGGCAACAATATTTAGGCAGAGTCATGGCTATTGTGAGTACACCTATGATCTTTGGCCCTATCTTGGGACCGATCATCGGTGGATTCATCGTTCAGGAGGCTTCTTGGCAATGGATCTTTTTCATTAACGTGTTCATTGTATTGATCTCCGCGCCATTAATGATCAGAAAGATTCCAGACTTTGAACCCTTCAACAAAGAAAGCAAGCTCGATTTAGTTGGAATTATCGTTTTATCCTCGATGAGTGTGGCTTTAATTTACGGAATTACCAAAGCAGCAGATCATGCCACTTTTAATAATGACGAAACGATCTTGTGGATGGGAATTGGTCTTGCTATGGCTATCATTTATTTCGTCTACAATCGGATTAAATGCAATCAGACCGTTCTACCTGTGAATTTGTTTGCACACAGAAACTTTGCAGCATCAAGCGCGGGGCTATTCTTAGCACATATCGCTATTATGGGTCCGATGTTAATACTCCCCCTGTTCTTTCAAACCTTTCGAGACTTCACAATGATTCAAACAGCAGTTGCACTCATTCCCCAAGGCGTTGGTATGCTTGTCACTCGGCCTTTCATTGGAAAAATGATTGATAAAGTGGGTGCAAAATATGTACTGCTCGCCAGCCTTATTCTTTCCCTTATCGGATCTATTCCATTTATATTCATCTCGGATACGACAAGTATGATCTGGATCTCGGTCATCCTGTTCATCCGTGGCGTCAGCGTTGGAGGCATTAGTCTTCCATTGATGAGTGAAGCCTACACTGGACTCGACAGTAAACTGCTTCCTGAGGCAGGTGTTGGCATCAATATCATTGAAAATCTGGGTTCGAGCTTCGGCTCAGCGATTATTGCTACTGCTGTTGCGACAACCATACAAGGATTGCATCCAACGATTGCAAATCAATTGAAGGGGTACCATATCGGTTTCCTTGTAGCTACGATGATCCTAGCGTTGATTTTCATCCCAAGCCTGTTCCTCGCCAATAAAAAGGCCAAAAGTACACCTATGTTTGAATGA
- a CDS encoding winged helix DNA-binding protein translates to MNKQEQVMMDFRDLFNKLVWINKSKMESSLKGYKPSEVHCIEFIEKNVDSNVTKLAESLYMTKGAISKLTKKLIEKGLIEDYQKANNKKEVFFRLTEQGRTIYDIHEKLHTEFQERDESVFNHVTEEQYDKMLNFIEVYSKHLDMEIDKQGLDLTK, encoded by the coding sequence ATGAACAAGCAAGAACAGGTCATGATGGATTTCAGGGACTTATTCAACAAATTGGTCTGGATTAATAAATCGAAGATGGAAAGTAGTCTTAAAGGATATAAGCCTTCTGAAGTCCATTGCATTGAATTTATAGAGAAAAATGTAGATTCCAACGTAACCAAGCTGGCAGAATCCCTGTATATGACCAAGGGTGCCATAAGTAAATTAACGAAGAAGCTCATCGAAAAGGGTCTGATCGAAGATTATCAAAAAGCAAATAATAAGAAGGAAGTCTTTTTTAGACTAACCGAGCAAGGCAGAACCATATATGACATTCATGAGAAACTTCATACAGAGTTTCAAGAGAGAGATGAATCTGTATTTAATCATGTAACTGAAGAACAATATGATAAAATGCTGAACTTCATTGAAGTGTACAGCAAACATTTGGATATGGAAATAGACAAACAAGGTTTAGATCTAACGAAGTAA
- a CDS encoding CD3324 family protein, whose protein sequence is MKYSKAESIFPEELLRIIQEYVQGELVYIPKPKETHLKWGEKTHSKSKVSARNAEIKSLFRDGVSINELAERYFLSCESIKKIVYTKI, encoded by the coding sequence GTGAAATATTCAAAAGCCGAGTCGATTTTCCCGGAAGAATTGCTACGGATCATCCAAGAATACGTTCAGGGCGAATTAGTATATATCCCCAAACCTAAAGAGACACATCTCAAATGGGGAGAAAAAACACACAGTAAGAGTAAAGTCTCTGCTCGAAACGCTGAGATTAAATCCTTATTCCGTGATGGAGTCAGCATAAACGAGTTGGCGGAGCGGTATTTCTTGTCCTGTGAAAGTATTAAGAAGATTGTTTATACCAAGATCTAA
- a CDS encoding nucleotidyltransferase domain-containing protein, which yields MNEIIMKQLLDKNERLINMVIERVKRDYQDDIAIIGLTGSFSTGDFHEKSDLDLIIINNTDKGWEISDCFILDDVGYDIYCTPWDTRIHEQSTLESPNVSSLTELKVLYYAKPEDLEKLNGFKQKALDALANPIGEACLQRAKKWIDLAKQAYSDTMLGEDIGSVRHASADVLYNLVNALVSMNNTCIKRGIKRYLEEICSLRYVPDDLESLYMSVIEAHTIEDIRLASFNILKSVTKLHSTMCDTLIVRPAPTYDNLKGTYEELWCNYRNKMLNGVLTNDAPYVFLSAFGAQGYLDEMAAKIGTKKFDLMQYFDASDLTVMQEKFLEVMDEYAQEYGKVGREIERFTSFEQLYAHFMNR from the coding sequence ATGAACGAAATCATAATGAAACAGCTGCTGGACAAAAATGAACGGCTGATCAACATGGTGATCGAACGCGTAAAAAGAGATTACCAAGACGATATCGCCATTATTGGGCTTACGGGTTCATTTAGCACCGGGGACTTTCACGAGAAGAGTGATCTGGATCTAATTATCATTAATAATACCGATAAGGGCTGGGAGATATCCGATTGCTTCATCTTGGATGACGTTGGATATGACATCTATTGCACGCCTTGGGATACAAGAATACATGAGCAATCCACCTTGGAAAGTCCCAACGTATCGAGCCTAACCGAGCTCAAAGTACTCTACTATGCCAAACCTGAGGATTTGGAGAAATTAAACGGATTCAAGCAAAAGGCTCTTGATGCACTTGCGAACCCAATAGGAGAAGCGTGTCTTCAGCGAGCGAAAAAATGGATTGATCTGGCTAAGCAAGCCTACAGCGATACGATGCTGGGTGAAGATATTGGCTCCGTGCGACATGCATCTGCCGACGTTCTGTACAATCTAGTCAATGCGTTGGTTAGCATGAATAACACGTGCATTAAACGAGGAATCAAGCGATATTTGGAAGAGATATGTTCGTTGCGCTATGTTCCGGATGATCTCGAATCCCTTTACATGTCAGTCATTGAAGCGCATACCATTGAAGATATTCGATTAGCATCTTTCAACATATTGAAAAGCGTTACGAAGTTACACAGCACGATGTGTGATACGTTAATCGTTAGACCTGCTCCGACCTATGATAATTTGAAGGGAACATACGAAGAATTGTGGTGCAACTACCGCAACAAAATGTTGAACGGTGTGTTAACCAACGATGCCCCTTATGTATTTCTTTCAGCTTTTGGAGCACAAGGCTATCTTGATGAAATGGCTGCGAAGATCGGAACTAAGAAATTTGATCTTATGCAGTACTTTGATGCAAGTGATCTAACAGTTATGCAAGAGAAGTTCCTTGAAGTGATGGATGAGTATGCTCAGGAATATGGTAAGGTAGGCAGAGAAATCGAACGTTTTACATCCTTCGAGCAACTGTATGCCCATTTTATGAATCGTTGA
- a CDS encoding stalk domain-containing protein, producing MKRFISLLLMLSFVVSVASVASADDQSLEDLSFVERAAHTYNSSLKKSVLNVSKSGKLTTTEYNSIYIPVKDVFKSSGATIRWDGKNKITTITNQGHEIILNFSTKTVIPRENQLVVPKEWLQLKNGASSINAFVLAYLFEVYADDSDQERVEWEKQLEFLDIKQTTGIGGIDGYMHVFVEFND from the coding sequence ATGAAACGGTTTATTTCCCTATTGTTGATGTTATCTTTCGTTGTTAGTGTCGCTTCCGTTGCTTCTGCAGATGACCAATCTTTAGAGGATCTGTCTTTTGTTGAACGCGCGGCTCATACGTACAATTCTTCATTGAAAAAGTCCGTATTAAATGTCTCGAAGTCCGGTAAGTTAACTACAACGGAGTATAACTCTATTTATATTCCAGTAAAGGATGTCTTTAAATCCTCCGGAGCAACAATTCGATGGGATGGGAAGAACAAGATAACGACTATTACAAATCAAGGGCATGAAATAATCCTTAACTTCTCTACAAAGACTGTGATCCCTAGAGAGAATCAACTCGTTGTCCCTAAAGAGTGGTTACAATTGAAAAATGGAGCCTCATCCATTAATGCATTTGTCTTAGCCTATCTATTTGAAGTGTACGCAGATGACTCAGATCAAGAAAGAGTTGAATGGGAGAAACAACTTGAATTTTTGGATATTAAACAAACGACCGGTATTGGAGGAATAGACGGGTATATGCATGTTTTTGTTGAGTTTAATGATTAA
- a CDS encoding kanamycin nucleotidyltransferase C-terminal domain-containing protein — protein sequence MLPFPAETSRKVKFDFIDEIKNKLLEKYDKDIEAIGIYGSVAQDREGPYSDIELHIISRDGADIPTRELIFHPFKLELSTKQKSEWFHQASVIDDGWALRAGSFVHITSLYDPNGVFSKAKEIALSVSDERFREVIAEFMIWEPYETMGKIRNAKASNNLSYLPRAVFDLTWQTAKLIGLMNKRYYTSRAVTLEESMEKPIKPEGYVELARKVISGELADKEELYLLCENLWCGLNSLLEDLRIEYRSDVLDL from the coding sequence ATGTTACCTTTTCCAGCTGAAACGAGTCGTAAAGTAAAATTTGATTTTATAGATGAGATTAAGAACAAGTTATTAGAAAAGTACGATAAGGACATTGAGGCTATCGGTATTTATGGTTCAGTTGCTCAAGATAGAGAGGGACCTTATTCAGATATAGAATTGCACATCATTAGTAGAGATGGAGCGGATATACCTACTCGTGAATTAATTTTTCATCCGTTCAAATTAGAGCTCTCTACCAAACAAAAATCCGAATGGTTTCATCAAGCAAGCGTAATCGACGATGGATGGGCGCTTAGAGCGGGAAGTTTCGTACATATTACCTCCCTGTACGACCCAAATGGCGTTTTTTCTAAGGCGAAGGAGATTGCGCTCTCAGTATCTGACGAAAGGTTTAGAGAAGTAATAGCAGAATTTATGATTTGGGAGCCATATGAGACTATGGGTAAGATCCGAAATGCCAAAGCTTCGAATAACCTCTCTTATCTGCCCCGTGCTGTATTTGATCTAACATGGCAAACGGCTAAATTGATTGGATTAATGAATAAACGGTATTACACCAGTAGAGCCGTAACTCTGGAAGAATCTATGGAAAAACCGATCAAGCCAGAAGGATATGTTGAGTTGGCGAGAAAAGTAATAAGTGGTGAGTTAGCTGATAAGGAAGAGCTTTATTTGCTTTGTGAGAACTTATGGTGTGGTTTGAATAGTTTGCTTGAGGATTTAAGAATAGAATATCGAAGTGATGTTCTAGATTTGTGA
- a CDS encoding ABC transporter substrate-binding protein has product MQQKKRGAMRLLTLMLMVSLLLNACSSGSGNESNDPQGTADNGASASEDVTLKMLLIGSKPADYDEVFGEVNQLLKEKINTTIETEFLDWSDWSSKYPLKFAARDDFDLVFTANWAFYHNQAMNGGFYELTDELLQTNAPMTWEAMPKVSWEQAKIKDKLYMVPNNNQEITDKVVMIREDLRKKYNLEPVTNAETFAAYTKAIAKNEPGMSGFATAAGGGYKWHELDNMLLEQQNEWKLIDPNMPFAFKLDDATGKVFNVYDTPEFTELLLYYKDLADSGVWSKNVVNSKNEVWQDVKAGKAASLKGNLGSLGFQFVEAQRDLPDVEMSIVDLTPNQKKTASISTQNGMAVHATSKHVERSLKVIDLLQNDKEIHDLTMYGIAGSHYEPIDEDKYKPGPNRDKYTGFSNWGWNSPLNRTETSYPEEAEAMEKSWEEKVYHYPLETFVFDDQKVKNELANIGNVMVRYGVPLEYGLIADPQQGQAELINQLNTAGIEKVQAELQSQIDTFLEKN; this is encoded by the coding sequence ATGCAGCAAAAGAAAAGGGGAGCCATGAGACTGTTAACACTCATGCTAATGGTCAGTCTACTATTAAACGCTTGTAGCAGTGGGAGTGGTAATGAGAGTAATGATCCACAAGGAACTGCTGATAATGGGGCCAGTGCATCGGAAGATGTCACACTGAAAATGTTACTCATAGGCAGCAAACCTGCGGATTATGACGAGGTGTTCGGTGAGGTAAATCAATTACTTAAGGAAAAGATTAACACAACGATTGAAACAGAGTTTCTAGATTGGTCAGATTGGTCATCGAAGTACCCACTGAAATTTGCCGCGAGAGATGACTTTGATTTGGTATTTACGGCGAATTGGGCGTTCTATCACAATCAGGCAATGAATGGCGGGTTCTATGAACTTACGGATGAACTTTTGCAAACCAATGCACCGATGACATGGGAAGCCATGCCGAAGGTTTCATGGGAGCAAGCGAAAATTAAAGATAAACTATATATGGTTCCGAATAATAACCAGGAAATAACGGACAAAGTTGTCATGATACGCGAAGATCTACGTAAGAAATATAACCTTGAACCCGTTACAAATGCTGAGACATTTGCTGCCTATACAAAAGCAATTGCCAAAAATGAGCCGGGGATGAGTGGTTTTGCAACAGCGGCCGGGGGCGGATATAAGTGGCATGAGTTAGATAATATGTTACTTGAACAGCAAAATGAATGGAAACTAATCGATCCCAACATGCCTTTTGCTTTTAAACTCGACGATGCAACTGGAAAAGTGTTCAATGTTTACGATACACCTGAGTTTACAGAGCTACTTTTGTATTATAAAGACTTAGCTGATAGTGGAGTTTGGTCTAAGAATGTTGTTAACAGTAAAAATGAAGTGTGGCAGGATGTAAAAGCTGGCAAGGCGGCATCACTTAAAGGAAATTTAGGTTCTCTAGGCTTCCAGTTTGTTGAAGCTCAGCGCGATCTCCCCGATGTGGAGATGTCTATCGTTGATCTTACTCCGAACCAAAAGAAAACAGCATCCATCTCGACGCAAAATGGTATGGCTGTTCATGCAACGTCAAAGCATGTTGAGCGTTCCCTGAAGGTCATTGATTTATTGCAGAATGATAAAGAAATCCATGATCTGACGATGTATGGTATTGCAGGCAGTCACTACGAACCAATTGATGAGGATAAATATAAACCGGGTCCAAACAGAGATAAATATACTGGATTCTCTAACTGGGGATGGAATTCGCCGCTGAACCGGACAGAGACCTCCTATCCAGAAGAAGCAGAAGCAATGGAGAAGTCGTGGGAAGAGAAAGTGTATCATTATCCGCTTGAAACGTTTGTGTTTGACGATCAGAAGGTAAAGAATGAACTGGCTAATATCGGCAATGTCATGGTACGTTATGGTGTTCCATTAGAATATGGTCTCATTGCAGATCCTCAGCAGGGACAGGCTGAATTAATCAATCAACTCAATACCGCTGGAATTGAAAAGGTACAAGCAGAACTCCAGAGCCAAATTGACACGTTCTTAGAGAAAAACTAA
- a CDS encoding sensor histidine kinase yields MSQATQKRKIIPYSYKMMITYLLLVLVTDAVIGYVSFMMLTNSRTEIAETNIRTSMAQTSNNLKYQLDEIQRISDTLFSSAPFQRALQKKGKPHEMYLTMIDEIVPKMQSPLQLFGNPIRIVLYTNNNDLNIIEGDDLTTPLKESDYYILSTLEIKDSTWAQQSLEGDDNRWMQVESDRELSQISHVRRMISFDDYQNSGILRITVGFADLLGNYVTYPEEDGISMRLVDGVTGAVMYQRGGTVAEAVDLSSYLTLKQSVPGTDFIIETWVPHDYLQKDAQRLQKIILSVCTISFVVMMLIGFLVARLSGRKMRKIISLVHTFENGSFEKRLRFGGNDEFSQIAEAFNSMATNIQELISNVYAQGIRRKQAELDALQAQINPHFLYNTLSTINSLANLGETAQVTEMVQGLSKFYRLSLNQGNIVIPLVKELEQVETYMNIQRVKYVDAFTFSVDADPRILDVPVIKLILQPIVENVFKHAWYGDTITIRIEGRQRGDLIELSVIDNGVGMKPEQVQSMFNPTGQGCGYGLKNVNDRIKLRYGDNFGLEIGSVYGGGTTVRILLPAEPTSDRDSWLDGLNGGTK; encoded by the coding sequence ATGAGCCAAGCAACGCAAAAAAGAAAAATAATTCCCTATTCTTATAAAATGATGATCACTTACTTGTTGCTTGTTCTAGTAACGGATGCTGTCATTGGCTATGTTTCCTTTATGATGCTTACAAACTCACGCACAGAGATCGCCGAGACTAATATTAGGACGTCCATGGCGCAGACAAGTAATAACTTGAAATATCAGCTGGACGAGATTCAGCGTATTTCTGATACCTTGTTTAGCAGTGCCCCTTTTCAGCGAGCTTTGCAGAAGAAAGGGAAGCCACATGAGATGTATCTGACAATGATTGATGAGATTGTACCCAAAATGCAATCTCCATTGCAGCTATTTGGCAATCCTATACGGATTGTTTTATACACCAATAATAACGATCTGAACATTATTGAAGGCGATGATCTGACGACACCGTTGAAGGAAAGTGATTATTACATTCTTTCTACTCTTGAGATTAAGGACTCCACCTGGGCACAACAAAGCCTGGAGGGAGATGATAATCGTTGGATGCAAGTCGAATCAGATCGCGAGCTAAGTCAGATATCTCATGTACGTCGAATGATTTCCTTTGACGATTACCAAAACAGCGGTATACTCCGAATCACGGTTGGCTTTGCGGATCTGCTCGGGAACTATGTGACCTATCCAGAGGAGGATGGCATCTCCATGAGGCTGGTGGACGGAGTTACAGGGGCTGTCATGTATCAACGCGGTGGCACAGTTGCAGAAGCAGTCGATCTATCTTCCTACCTGACACTCAAACAAAGTGTCCCAGGGACAGATTTTATTATTGAAACATGGGTTCCGCATGATTATTTACAAAAAGATGCTCAGCGTCTTCAAAAAATTATTTTATCTGTCTGCACAATCAGCTTCGTTGTTATGATGTTGATTGGTTTCCTGGTGGCCAGGTTGTCCGGTCGCAAAATGAGAAAGATCATCTCATTAGTCCATACATTTGAAAACGGCAGCTTTGAGAAACGTCTTCGTTTTGGTGGAAATGATGAATTCAGTCAAATCGCCGAAGCATTTAATTCAATGGCTACCAATATCCAAGAGCTGATCAGCAACGTTTATGCTCAGGGGATACGACGTAAGCAGGCTGAGCTTGATGCGTTACAGGCACAGATTAATCCACATTTTCTATATAACACGCTCTCAACCATTAACAGCCTCGCTAATCTGGGGGAGACGGCTCAAGTTACGGAGATGGTTCAGGGACTATCTAAATTTTACCGTCTATCGCTGAATCAGGGGAATATTGTGATACCGCTTGTGAAGGAATTGGAGCAAGTCGAAACTTATATGAATATTCAAAGAGTCAAGTATGTCGATGCCTTCACCTTCAGTGTGGATGCCGATCCTCGTATTCTTGACGTTCCAGTTATCAAATTGATTCTTCAGCCTATTGTGGAAAATGTATTTAAGCATGCTTGGTATGGGGATACAATCACAATTCGTATAGAGGGGCGACAACGAGGCGATCTGATCGAATTAAGCGTAATTGACAATGGAGTCGGCATGAAGCCCGAACAAGTTCAATCCATGTTCAACCCAACAGGACAGGGATGTGGTTACGGGTTGAAAAATGTGAATGATCGAATCAAGCTTCGTTACGGCGATAATTTTGGCTTAGAAATAGGTAGCGTATATGGCGGAGGAACGACCGTTCGAATTTTGCTGCCTGCAGAGCCGACAAGCGACAGAGACTCGTGGTTAGACGGTCTGAATGGAGGAACAAAATGA